A window of the Paenibacillus woosongensis genome harbors these coding sequences:
- the ctaD gene encoding cytochrome c oxidase subunit I, with translation MDWLTTVDHKKIAILYLIAGGFFFGIGGIEALLIRVQLWKPMNTFVTAQQFNELITMHGTTMIFLGVMPIIFAIMNAVIPLQIGARDVAFPFLNSLGFWTFLFGGLLLNLSWFMGGAPDGGWTAYAPLSSTTYSTTHGVDFYTIGLQIAGLGTLIGGINFLATIITMRAPGMSFMRMPMFTWTTFVTSAMILFAFPAIAVGLVLLSFDRILGANFFNVAGGGNPVLWQHIFWIFGHPEVYILILPAFGIISEVVSTFSRKRLFGYSSMVFATILIAFLGFMVWAHHMFTTGMGPVANALFAIATMLIAVPTGIKIFNWLFTMWGGQITFNTASLFAIGFVPTFVMGGVTGVMLGSAPADYQFHDTYFVVAHFHYVIVGGLVLGLFSGLHYWWPKMFGRVLNETLGKIEFWTFIIGFHLTFFLQHFLGLVGMQRRVFTYLPNQGFDLMNMLSTVGAFLMGVGVILFLVNVVITARKPVGVENDPWGDGRTLEWAIPSPPPEYNFKQLPLVRGIDAYWKEKMAGHKEMTPAEPVGSIHMPSPTIIPFVMSVGLFIAGLGFMFTTDDFGNSFLNFLFNNYIVVIIGLGITFGSMIVHSLYDDAGWHIEPEEIDGKGAEA, from the coding sequence ATGGATTGGTTGACAACGGTTGACCATAAGAAAATAGCCATTCTGTATTTGATTGCAGGGGGCTTCTTCTTTGGAATAGGCGGGATCGAAGCGCTATTGATCCGCGTCCAGTTATGGAAGCCAATGAATACGTTTGTAACTGCTCAGCAGTTCAACGAATTGATCACGATGCACGGAACAACAATGATTTTCCTTGGGGTAATGCCGATTATTTTTGCGATCATGAATGCGGTAATCCCGCTGCAAATCGGGGCTCGCGACGTCGCGTTCCCATTCTTGAACTCGCTCGGCTTTTGGACATTCCTGTTCGGGGGATTGCTGCTTAACCTCAGCTGGTTTATGGGAGGCGCTCCGGACGGAGGATGGACGGCTTATGCCCCTCTATCCTCAACGACATACAGTACAACGCACGGCGTCGACTTCTATACCATTGGTCTGCAAATTGCCGGTCTCGGTACGCTGATCGGGGGGATTAACTTCCTCGCAACGATCATTACCATGCGTGCGCCAGGCATGTCCTTCATGCGCATGCCGATGTTTACCTGGACGACATTCGTTACATCGGCAATGATTTTGTTTGCTTTCCCGGCGATTGCAGTCGGTTTAGTACTTCTCAGCTTCGACCGGATTTTGGGAGCTAACTTCTTTAACGTTGCAGGCGGGGGTAACCCTGTTCTCTGGCAGCATATATTCTGGATCTTCGGGCACCCTGAGGTTTATATCCTCATTCTGCCTGCGTTCGGGATTATTTCTGAAGTCGTGAGTACATTTTCGCGCAAGCGCCTGTTCGGATACAGCTCGATGGTATTCGCGACCATCCTGATTGCCTTCCTGGGCTTCATGGTATGGGCGCACCATATGTTTACGACAGGTATGGGACCGGTAGCTAACGCATTGTTCGCTATTGCGACGATGCTGATCGCGGTTCCTACAGGAATCAAGATCTTTAACTGGCTGTTTACGATGTGGGGCGGACAAATTACGTTCAACACGGCGAGCTTGTTCGCCATCGGATTTGTTCCAACCTTCGTCATGGGTGGAGTAACCGGGGTTATGCTTGGTTCTGCGCCAGCGGATTATCAGTTCCACGATACTTATTTTGTCGTAGCGCATTTCCACTACGTTATCGTAGGGGGACTTGTTCTAGGATTGTTCTCTGGCCTGCATTACTGGTGGCCGAAAATGTTTGGTCGGGTATTGAACGAAACGCTTGGAAAAATCGAATTCTGGACGTTTATTATCGGGTTCCACTTGACCTTCTTCCTGCAGCATTTCCTAGGCTTGGTCGGAATGCAGCGCCGCGTATTCACATACTTGCCTAACCAGGGCTTTGATCTGATGAACATGCTGAGTACAGTTGGTGCGTTCCTGATGGGTGTAGGGGTTATCCTATTCCTGGTCAATGTCGTGATTACGGCAAGAAAGCCTGTCGGAGTTGAAAATGATCCTTGGGGAGACGGCCGTACCCTGGAATGGGCCATTCCGTCGCCGCCGCCGGAGTACAACTTCAAGCAGCTTCCGCTTGTCCGCGGTATTGATGCATATTGGAAAGAGAAGATGGCTGGACATAAGGAGATGACTCCTGCTGAACCGGTAGGTTCGATTCATATGCCATCGCCGACGATTATTCCGTTTGTCATGTCCGTAGGTCTGTTCATTGCCGGCCTTGGCTTCATGTTTACGACGGATGATTTCGGCAATAGCTTCCTGAATTTCTTGTTCAACAACTACATCGTAGTTATTATCGGTTTAGGTATCACCTTCGGCTCGATGATCGTTCATTCCCTGTACGACGATGCGGGATGGCATATTGAACCAGAAGAAATCGATGGGAAGGGGGCAGAAGCATGA
- a CDS encoding DUF1129 family protein, giving the protein MKINQMAEENNRLRAQMTQENEAYFDNMVVYLRSSRVDQAKAEELLLETAQHMLEAQRHGKTAAEVFGEDPEQYFRELLEHLPKRSLREAVSEYAMIPWIALTWMFAVQALFGFIAMGFGNKTGAFNRISLFSVLMLVFASIAVIELVLRVLKRDSVKPVGKGRGFSLKIAAIYGVYLAAVILAAVYLHDKLPVIEAAPWVSLGLFIVGLIGQKFIFMRNN; this is encoded by the coding sequence ATGAAGATTAATCAGATGGCAGAGGAGAATAACCGGCTGAGAGCGCAAATGACACAAGAGAATGAGGCCTATTTTGATAATATGGTTGTTTATTTACGCTCAAGCCGAGTCGATCAGGCTAAGGCAGAAGAGCTGCTTCTAGAGACGGCTCAGCACATGCTCGAGGCCCAGCGGCATGGGAAGACTGCTGCGGAGGTATTTGGAGAGGATCCGGAGCAGTACTTCCGAGAGCTGCTGGAACACTTGCCTAAGAGAAGCCTGCGGGAGGCGGTATCGGAGTATGCGATGATCCCGTGGATCGCCTTAACCTGGATGTTTGCGGTGCAGGCCTTGTTCGGCTTCATCGCCATGGGATTTGGGAACAAGACGGGTGCCTTCAACCGGATCAGCCTGTTTTCTGTGTTAATGCTAGTCTTTGCCTCGATTGCTGTAATTGAATTGGTGTTGAGGGTGCTGAAGCGCGATAGCGTCAAACCGGTCGGCAAAGGGCGAGGCTTCAGCCTGAAGATTGCCGCGATTTATGGCGTCTATCTGGCGGCAGTCATATTAGCGGCAGTCTATTTGCACGATAAGCTGCCTGTTATTGAAGCAGCGCCATGGGTAAGCCTGGGGTTGTTCATCGTTGGCCTTATCGGCCAGAAGTTTATTTTCATGCGAAACAATTGA
- a CDS encoding cytochrome c oxidase subunit 3, producing the protein MTTLHAEQATNKLPHEPEKATLEGRNKILGFWLFLAGEAVLFGTLFATFLTLRNQVADGPSASELFSLPITAVATLILLVSSLTSVFSIQAMHRGNVKSLLTWLTVTVLLGLGFLGLEIYEFYEYVTHYGYGMTTSAFSSSFYTLVGFHGAHVTFGICWISLLIGQVARKGLTVVTAPKIYVSAMYWHFVDVVWVFVFTVVYLLGKVVG; encoded by the coding sequence ATGACCACTCTTCATGCAGAGCAAGCTACAAACAAGCTCCCCCATGAACCGGAGAAGGCAACGTTAGAAGGCCGCAATAAAATTTTAGGCTTCTGGCTGTTCCTTGCAGGGGAAGCGGTTCTGTTCGGTACGTTATTCGCAACATTTTTGACGCTGCGGAATCAAGTGGCTGATGGTCCATCAGCCTCCGAGCTGTTCAGCCTGCCGATTACCGCTGTTGCGACGCTGATCCTTCTGGTGAGCAGCTTGACGAGCGTATTCTCGATTCAGGCCATGCACCGGGGCAACGTGAAGTCGCTCTTAACTTGGCTGACGGTTACGGTATTGCTGGGTCTAGGCTTCCTGGGCTTGGAAATCTATGAGTTCTATGAGTATGTTACCCATTATGGATATGGCATGACGACAAGTGCTTTCAGTTCCTCGTTCTACACACTCGTCGGATTCCACGGAGCGCACGTTACTTTCGGTATCTGCTGGATTTCGCTTCTGATCGGGCAAGTTGCGAGAAAAGGACTGACGGTAGTTACTGCACCGAAGATTTATGTCTCGGCGATGTACTGGCACTTCGTTGACGTCGTTTGGGTATTCGTCTTTACGGTAGTTTACCTGCTTGGAAAGGTGGTAGGCTAA
- the map gene encoding type I methionyl aminopeptidase: MKINLKTKEEILKIREAGKILAECHGELASRIRPGMTTLEIDEWVEQYLAGRKATPEQKGYRGYPFATCASVNNVVCHGFPNHRQLQNGDIVTIDIVVNKNGWLADSAWSYRIGEVSEEADRLLTITHKALEKGIAQAVAGNRVGDISAAVQGVAREAGIGIVKPLIGHGIGRSMHEPPDVPNFGRAHTGPLLREGMVITVEPILTSGDTGAVLWDDDGWTIRTADGSLGGHYEHTIAITKGEPVVLTSL; encoded by the coding sequence TTGAAAATCAACCTGAAGACGAAGGAAGAAATATTAAAAATCCGGGAAGCCGGCAAAATCCTTGCCGAGTGCCACGGCGAGCTTGCCAGCCGGATCCGCCCGGGAATGACGACACTGGAAATCGACGAATGGGTGGAGCAGTACTTGGCTGGCAGAAAAGCAACGCCGGAGCAAAAGGGGTACCGGGGGTATCCGTTTGCAACCTGTGCTTCGGTGAACAATGTCGTCTGCCATGGCTTCCCGAACCATCGCCAGCTCCAGAACGGCGATATCGTCACCATTGACATCGTCGTGAATAAGAATGGCTGGCTCGCCGATTCCGCCTGGTCTTACCGCATCGGAGAGGTTAGCGAAGAAGCCGACCGGCTGCTGACCATCACGCATAAAGCCCTGGAGAAAGGCATCGCGCAGGCCGTGGCGGGCAATCGTGTGGGAGACATCAGCGCGGCGGTCCAAGGGGTAGCGAGAGAAGCAGGCATCGGCATCGTAAAGCCGCTGATCGGGCATGGCATCGGCCGGTCCATGCACGAGCCGCCGGATGTGCCAAACTTTGGGCGCGCCCATACCGGACCGCTCCTGCGGGAGGGGATGGTCATCACGGTAGAACCGATCCTGACCTCCGGCGACACGGGTGCCGTCCTGTGGGACGATGACGGGTGGACGATCCGTACGGCCGACGGAAGCTTGGGCGGGCATTATGAACATACAATAGCGATAACAAAAGGAGAGCCCGTCGTCCTTACTTCCTTGTGA
- a CDS encoding GntR family transcriptional regulator — MWIPIQINENSAEPLYFQIETQLRSLIVSGQIEEGTLLPSIREFASSLKCSVITVRRVYQDLENEGLLLTKQGTGTFVARVGHNERSEYRRMVVQEAVEAAVEAGLSVQYSEEELKALFLEIIKNKYRSHTGEGS, encoded by the coding sequence GTGTGGATCCCCATTCAAATCAATGAGAATAGTGCGGAGCCTTTATATTTTCAAATTGAGACACAGCTGCGCTCTCTCATCGTAAGCGGGCAAATTGAAGAGGGAACGCTGCTGCCCTCTATTCGGGAATTCGCCAGCAGCTTAAAGTGCAGCGTCATTACCGTCCGGAGGGTATACCAGGACCTGGAGAATGAAGGGCTGCTGCTTACCAAACAAGGAACGGGCACCTTTGTAGCCCGGGTTGGACATAACGAGAGGAGTGAATACCGCCGAATGGTCGTGCAGGAAGCCGTCGAGGCCGCGGTTGAAGCGGGCTTATCCGTGCAATATAGCGAGGAGGAGCTGAAGGCTCTATTTCTGGAAATCATTAAGAATAAATACCGTTCGCATACGGGGGAGGGGAGCTAG
- a CDS encoding MGDG synthase family glycosyltransferase, with amino-acid sequence MLSGSPKVLIMYASYGEGHYQASKALEASFHRSGITDVELLDLMAEAHPLLNEMTKFVYIQSFKTMPMLYGWVYNATKDLQPDTSLLSVLNSLGMRKLEQAISSIEPDLIIHTFPQLAMPKLLKKTGLKLPLINIVTDFDLHGRWVHPGVDRYYVATEELLQDLVRRGIPAERVLVSGIPLKPDFGRSPSMATEQFCRLDPSRRTILIMAGAFGVMQGIRDICETLLAKDNYQVIAVCGRNKELHRKLDQELGQHPHFHLFGYISEIAQLMQLSHCIVTKPGGITLSEALVSRLPIFVYRPVPGQELNNALYLESKGIAHIANDPGTLIRQIDGLLLNEERLAHVYGEIDLVRRPEAAKTIVSDIIEQWFTPASSLAGSTSISLL; translated from the coding sequence ATGCTCTCAGGCTCGCCCAAAGTATTGATTATGTATGCCAGCTATGGCGAGGGTCATTATCAGGCTTCCAAAGCCCTTGAAGCAAGCTTTCATCGGTCGGGGATTACGGATGTCGAACTGCTGGACTTGATGGCAGAGGCGCATCCTCTGCTGAACGAAATGACCAAGTTCGTATATATACAGAGCTTCAAAACGATGCCAATGCTCTATGGCTGGGTCTACAATGCCACAAAGGACCTGCAGCCGGATACATCTTTGTTGAGCGTACTCAATTCCCTCGGTATGAGGAAGCTTGAGCAGGCCATCTCCAGCATCGAGCCAGACCTTATCATTCATACTTTTCCCCAGTTGGCCATGCCGAAATTGCTGAAAAAAACGGGACTGAAGCTCCCCCTAATCAACATCGTTACCGATTTTGACCTGCACGGACGCTGGGTTCACCCTGGCGTGGATCGTTATTACGTAGCTACGGAGGAATTGCTGCAGGATCTCGTAAGACGCGGCATTCCGGCGGAACGGGTGCTGGTCAGCGGGATTCCGCTAAAGCCTGATTTCGGTCGAAGTCCCAGCATGGCAACAGAGCAGTTCTGCCGGCTCGATCCCTCTAGGCGAACGATTCTGATCATGGCCGGGGCGTTCGGCGTCATGCAGGGCATCCGCGATATTTGCGAGACGCTGCTCGCTAAAGACAACTATCAGGTCATCGCCGTCTGCGGAAGGAACAAAGAGCTCCACCGCAAGCTGGATCAGGAGCTGGGACAGCACCCGCACTTCCACCTGTTCGGCTATATTAGCGAAATAGCCCAGCTCATGCAGCTGAGCCATTGTATTGTGACGAAGCCGGGCGGAATTACGCTCTCAGAAGCGCTTGTCAGCCGTCTTCCCATTTTCGTGTACCGCCCTGTACCAGGCCAGGAGCTGAATAACGCCCTGTATTTGGAGAGCAAAGGAATCGCCCATATTGCGAACGATCCGGGCACCCTGATCCGCCAAATCGATGGGCTTCTCTTAAACGAGGAGCGGTTAGCCCATGTTTACGGGGAGATCGATCTTGTGCGCAGACCCGAGGCGGCCAAAACGATCGTCAGCGACATTATCGAGCAGTGGTTCACACCTGCCTCCTCGCTGGCCGGCAGCACGTCGATCTCCCTGCTGTAA
- a CDS encoding PadR family transcriptional regulator, whose protein sequence is MTTYSQMLKGILEGCILALMESKEVYGYELTTLLEQSGLSFVSEGSIYPLLLRMQKEGLICGELRQDGVSGGPPRKYYRLTDEGVQSLRQFRKSWNGLRQSVDHVLTKGAGGHED, encoded by the coding sequence ATGACGACCTACAGCCAAATGCTAAAGGGCATTCTAGAGGGCTGCATATTGGCCTTGATGGAGAGTAAAGAGGTTTATGGGTATGAGCTTACGACATTGCTGGAGCAATCGGGCTTGTCGTTTGTAAGTGAAGGGAGCATCTACCCGCTGCTGCTGCGGATGCAGAAGGAAGGGCTGATCTGCGGTGAGCTGCGGCAGGACGGGGTGTCCGGCGGACCGCCCCGGAAATATTACCGATTAACGGATGAAGGCGTGCAGTCGCTGCGGCAGTTTCGGAAGTCCTGGAATGGGCTGCGGCAAAGCGTGGATCACGTACTGACGAAAGGAGCTGGCGGACATGAAGATTAA
- a CDS encoding cytochrome C oxidase subunit IV family protein encodes MVNQHNNEGSMVKHRHRHEGPQKHVVAFIFSIVLTAIAFATVAAGGVNTAFTVMLLIAMAVLQVLVQLGYWMHLKDKGHMIPIIFMAGGFFVAGLCIIAALYWMWW; translated from the coding sequence ATGGTCAATCAGCATAACAACGAAGGTTCAATGGTGAAGCATCGACACCGGCATGAAGGACCTCAGAAGCATGTCGTGGCCTTCATATTCTCGATCGTATTGACCGCAATCGCATTTGCGACGGTCGCAGCAGGGGGCGTGAACACAGCTTTTACGGTCATGCTGCTGATCGCGATGGCTGTTCTTCAAGTACTCGTTCAGCTTGGCTATTGGATGCACTTGAAGGATAAGGGACATATGATTCCGATCATATTCATGGCTGGAGGATTTTTTGTCGCCGGGTTGTGTATTATTGCGGCGCTTTACTGGATGTGGTGGTAA
- a CDS encoding DUF420 domain-containing protein — protein MDLFTLFPTLSTSFIVISAILVAIGWGQIIKGKREAHKKTMIAAAIAAIIFFIIYTSRTAFIGNTAWGGPESLKPYYQTFLIFHIVLATVAAVFGITTLTLGFKEKYAKHRKWGKVTSIIWFFTAITGVAVYVLLYMLYPGGHTKPVWDILLGT, from the coding sequence ATGGACCTGTTTACTCTATTCCCTACGCTAAGCACCTCTTTTATCGTTATTAGTGCTATTTTGGTAGCCATTGGCTGGGGACAGATTATTAAGGGCAAAAGAGAAGCCCATAAGAAAACGATGATCGCGGCAGCGATCGCGGCAATCATTTTCTTTATTATCTATACGTCACGTACGGCCTTTATCGGCAACACTGCTTGGGGCGGCCCGGAGTCGCTTAAGCCTTATTACCAGACGTTTCTTATTTTCCACATTGTTCTGGCGACAGTGGCTGCCGTATTCGGTATCACGACCTTGACGCTCGGCTTCAAGGAGAAGTATGCAAAGCATCGCAAGTGGGGCAAAGTTACGTCGATCATCTGGTTCTTCACAGCCATCACCGGGGTAGCTGTGTATGTATTGCTGTACATGCTGTATCCGGGCGGTCATACGAAGCCGGTATGGGATATTCTGCTTGGCACATAA
- a CDS encoding serine hydrolase domain-containing protein: protein MQSIRSITAPSAKAHTAGLHCTPPAPSKEAASLFRAADEEIIQRFPKMNSFIVARQDAVLTERYYNGFETNDLHDLRSATKSILSLLLGVASYRGDLPQLDEPIAAHLRKYADRKLDPLWEQLTLRHLLTMTSGFHWKTGVKMGEALIHRLHQSRNWTKYIMQLPIEQHKIGTFQYCSVDSHLLSVLLTEWTGLSAAEYAGKYLFGPLGIEDVSWSASPEGHSMGHIGLHLTARDMAKIGLLCLQGGVWENERLLSAEWLTRSMTPLAPESPGYGRYGYHWWTTKANGIPFAYAHGHGGQQINVIPSLDAVVVFTAASDLNRWKNPRPLLEKFIMPALKHS from the coding sequence ATGCAGTCCATCCGCAGCATTACCGCTCCTTCTGCCAAGGCTCACACCGCAGGCTTACATTGCACTCCCCCTGCTCCAAGCAAGGAGGCTGCCAGCCTGTTTCGTGCCGCGGACGAAGAAATCATCCAACGGTTCCCTAAAATGAACAGCTTCATCGTAGCCCGGCAGGATGCCGTCCTCACCGAGCGTTATTATAACGGATTTGAGACGAACGACCTTCATGATTTAAGGTCGGCCACCAAATCGATCCTTTCGCTTCTGCTGGGCGTTGCCAGTTACCGGGGAGACCTTCCGCAGCTGGATGAACCCATCGCCGCACATTTGCGGAAATACGCTGACCGGAAGCTGGACCCGCTTTGGGAACAATTAACCTTGCGTCATTTGCTCACAATGACCTCTGGATTTCATTGGAAAACCGGTGTTAAAATGGGAGAAGCGCTCATCCACCGCTTGCACCAGAGCCGAAATTGGACAAAATACATTATGCAGCTCCCCATCGAGCAGCATAAAATCGGGACCTTTCAATACTGTAGTGTAGATAGCCATCTTCTCTCCGTATTGCTGACGGAATGGACAGGGCTAAGCGCGGCGGAGTACGCCGGGAAATACTTGTTCGGTCCGCTCGGCATTGAAGATGTTTCGTGGAGCGCCAGTCCCGAAGGCCATTCGATGGGTCATATCGGACTTCATTTAACGGCACGGGACATGGCGAAGATCGGCCTGCTCTGCCTGCAGGGCGGCGTATGGGAAAACGAGCGGCTTCTCTCCGCAGAGTGGCTGACCCGCTCAATGACTCCTTTAGCCCCGGAGAGTCCCGGCTATGGCCGTTACGGCTATCATTGGTGGACGACCAAAGCAAACGGGATTCCATTCGCCTATGCCCATGGGCATGGAGGACAGCAAATCAATGTGATTCCTTCGCTCGATGCCGTTGTCGTATTTACGGCGGCCAGCGATCTGAACCGCTGGAAGAACCCCAGGCCGCTGCTGGAAAAGTTCATTATGCCTGCATTGAAGCACAGCTAA
- the ctaG gene encoding cytochrome c oxidase assembly factor CtaG, which yields MLGLQYFSFSDAWSPVFMSFMLLITAGYFLIVGPLSEKFPHSEPTSAGRKVMFVAGMFLMHLAQGGPVNLLGHTMFSFHMLSMALSYIVAPPLLMLGIPPWIWRSFVRFFERTPLEKLKFMVHPVVSAVLFNGLFSIYHLPVVHDYVMLNFGVHRLYYVVLFIAAVLMWWTFVSPIPERATPQGLKKLGFIYLNMVLLTPACGLIIFASEPLYATYSDPNIWAQAMGYCVPGGDPAALLSQFGGPEFFGFLETRVDQQVGGILMKFIQELIFASMLAYVFFQWYRQENKEDEEDELIADVPPHELNQA from the coding sequence TTGCTGGGATTACAATATTTTAGTTTTAGTGATGCTTGGAGTCCCGTATTCATGTCATTCATGCTGTTAATTACAGCTGGCTATTTCTTGATTGTAGGCCCGCTTAGCGAAAAGTTCCCTCATAGCGAACCGACTTCGGCGGGCCGCAAAGTGATGTTCGTTGCAGGGATGTTCTTGATGCACTTGGCCCAGGGGGGACCCGTCAATTTGCTTGGACATACGATGTTCAGCTTCCATATGCTGAGCATGGCCTTGTCCTATATCGTTGCTCCGCCGCTGCTCATGTTAGGAATACCGCCATGGATTTGGCGTTCGTTCGTACGTTTTTTTGAACGGACTCCGCTGGAGAAGCTGAAATTCATGGTTCATCCCGTCGTTTCTGCCGTCTTATTTAACGGATTGTTCTCAATCTACCATCTCCCCGTAGTTCATGATTATGTTATGCTTAACTTTGGGGTTCACCGCCTGTATTATGTAGTCCTGTTCATTGCAGCGGTACTGATGTGGTGGACGTTCGTCAGTCCGATCCCGGAACGCGCGACTCCGCAGGGCTTGAAGAAGCTTGGCTTCATTTATTTGAACATGGTGCTGCTGACGCCGGCCTGCGGTCTGATCATCTTCGCCAGCGAGCCGCTTTACGCTACGTACAGCGATCCTAATATATGGGCCCAAGCGATGGGCTACTGCGTACCCGGCGGAGACCCGGCGGCGCTGCTAAGCCAATTCGGCGGGCCGGAGTTTTTCGGGTTTCTGGAGACCCGAGTGGATCAGCAAGTGGGCGGAATCCTGATGAAATTTATACAGGAGCTTATTTTTGCGTCGATGCTGGCCTATGTATTTTTCCAGTGGTACCGGCAGGAGAATAAAGAGGACGAAGAGGATGAGCTCATCGCTGATGTTCCACCGCATGAATTGAATCAGGCGTAA
- the coxB gene encoding cytochrome c oxidase subunit II — MMKRWKAGKRLVPLFVGLTFLLSACGREDLSALRPQGPVAQGQFDLMKLAITIMLSVLVIVFGIAAYVLIKFRRKPGDKEMPKQVEGNHLLEIIWTGIPLILVLVLAVATVQKVFAYGENYWEDKDAIRVKVTSHLFWWEFNYPDYDITTAQDLIIPTNKKIAFQLKTADVIHSFWVPSLGGKTDTNTEGTINTAWLEAEKEGVYLGKCAELCGPSHALMEFKVKAVSQESFDNWVAAIKQPVEPIQDPALAEVFKTQCLSCHAVGDQGGPMGPNLTGIGNRETVAGILINEEGSNKPFPGKPVKDNLIEWLTNPQEVKPGNHMPSPKEDLGLTDEEIEGIAEYLANVKLNY, encoded by the coding sequence ATGATGAAACGGTGGAAGGCTGGGAAAAGGCTTGTTCCTTTGTTTGTTGGGCTGACGTTCTTACTGTCCGCTTGCGGTCGCGAAGACTTGTCTGCACTCAGACCACAAGGCCCGGTAGCACAAGGACAATTCGATTTGATGAAGCTGGCGATTACGATCATGCTCTCCGTGCTCGTAATTGTATTCGGTATTGCGGCCTATGTACTGATTAAGTTCCGTCGCAAGCCAGGGGATAAGGAGATGCCGAAGCAAGTGGAAGGAAATCACCTGCTGGAGATCATCTGGACAGGGATTCCGCTGATTCTGGTTCTCGTCCTTGCTGTAGCGACGGTTCAGAAAGTGTTCGCTTATGGGGAGAACTATTGGGAGGATAAGGATGCCATTCGGGTAAAGGTAACCTCGCATCTGTTCTGGTGGGAGTTCAATTATCCGGATTACGACATTACGACGGCTCAGGATTTGATTATTCCTACGAATAAGAAAATCGCATTTCAATTGAAAACGGCAGACGTCATTCACTCCTTCTGGGTACCTTCACTTGGAGGAAAGACGGATACGAATACCGAGGGAACGATTAACACAGCTTGGCTAGAGGCTGAGAAAGAAGGCGTTTACCTCGGGAAGTGTGCGGAGCTGTGCGGACCGTCCCATGCCTTGATGGAATTTAAGGTGAAGGCGGTAAGCCAGGAATCGTTTGATAATTGGGTAGCCGCAATTAAGCAGCCGGTCGAGCCGATCCAGGATCCTGCGCTTGCAGAAGTGTTCAAGACGCAATGTCTGAGCTGCCATGCGGTAGGGGATCAAGGCGGGCCGATGGGGCCGAACTTGACGGGTATCGGAAACCGCGAGACGGTCGCGGGCATCCTGATCAACGAAGAAGGTTCGAACAAACCGTTCCCGGGCAAGCCGGTCAAAGACAATTTGATCGAATGGTTGACCAACCCGCAAGAAGTCAAGCCGGGCAACCATATGCCTTCTCCGAAGGAAGACCTTGGGCTGACGGACGAAGAAATTGAAGGAATTGCGGAGTATTTGGCTAACGTTAAGCTGAATTACTAA